The Sander vitreus isolate 19-12246 chromosome 10, sanVit1, whole genome shotgun sequence genome contains the following window.
agctTGACCTACCAGCACACAACAGCACAACTCCTTCAATAttgaataatataaaataatctaTACTGAAAACCCATTATAATATTGTTTACCTGCATGCATAGATTTTTTTGAGTCACATAATTACTAAAAGTTCCCCCCAGTCTTTACAGAAGCAGAATTTGCACTTGATGAAAGAGGTCATTGATGGATCCATCCACTGTAAACCAAGAGCAGCTGAACTGTTGGTGCAGGAGGTTTATACTATTTTAACTAACAGGAGGTAAGTGTTGCTTGGGAGCAGGGCAGGAACATGAACACTGTTTGTGAGATTCAGATTCAAACGTTAATTAGCTCCTTTCTTGCCTTAACcagatacagtacagtagataAGAGTTTTGGAGGGTtagaaaaactatttttttctattttgttttgCATACTTATTACCTAAGTACATTAGAAATGTATCAGTAAGGCACTTAAGCTTATGTGTTATCAGCTTACCAGTTTCCCAgcaactttgttttgttttgatacaTTACTGTGAATTGACAATTACAGAATTATTTAGCTCAGAGATCTTcaaatgatgtataaatatatgaatatgtcaacaattattattttaacaccttagtattgtatgcaccataaaaaggtatgtcTAAAGGCTCTAGGCCACccccacacgttattgtaggcccagtttaatatgcaacttcattttatacatctgtctctctttcaggtccttggcttaaaaatgttgaagacccctggtttagcTTGTACACCTCTCAGAAATGTGTTAGATTAAACTACATGTAAAACTGTACAATATAAGTCTAACCTTCCTGTAACACTATCACGGGGTTGATTGTTACATTCTCAGATTCCATTTAATACTGATGCTGCTGGAAAGATCAAGGGCATTGCTATTACAGCTTTAACACATCACTGCTTAATATTTCAAATTAATACGAAACAATGCTGATGTTGTACAACTAAAGCTGGGTCATGaagatattgtaataacaaTATGTgggcaatgaaaaaaaaaaaaaaaatcaacagctcATGTGtacagtgaaaaatgtaaatataacaaCAGAATCCTGTAAGTATTCTGATCTTTTTAAGTCTACCTTCTCAGCATCAGAGATGTTCAGGGCCCAGAGTCAGACTTCACTGACCAGGAGTACCAGGAGCTTCTACCCACACTGGCCCGCTCCACGGCCTCCAAGGCCATCAAGAACAACCTGAGGATAACAGAGATCATGGCTGAGCCCGATATCAGCACAAACCAGAGGAAGGCAGAAGTCATCCTAAGCAAGCACCTGGACCACAAGGCTGCAGAGAGGGTTTCTAACCCTGGTGAGTCACCCAGGGGCGATGTCAGGCATTCTGTATGGGCAAACATAGGATGCCATTATAACTTTTCTCTGATTTTTTGATTGGTTCTTTGGTTTGTTGACAGGACGTTTTAAAGTGAAGCCTAATCTGGGTCGGCCGGCAGCCAAAAATCTTGTGACATCCAGCTTCGGCGATGACACTACATCAAGTAGagtcttactctctctctcaacaaTAATCAGCAGAGATCATTGATTCTGCAAATGTGCTCAGATGCATCATTTGGGTGTAGTAGAGAATGTTTTTTGGCAAATCGTGACAGTTTTGTTTCGAGAAACAGTAATGTCTAACCAATCTATTTTCCAATTTCTGCTATTTTAGAGTTCTGCTCCTCGTCGACATGGAGTGGTGCTGCCGTTTCCTTTAAGGAAATAAAGGTGCACCAGCCTGCCAGGCGCTCCCTGGTTAACTATTAAAGGAACTGGATGGAGATCTGTGCTATAATTGTAGGTTacgtttttcaatttaaaaacaaaggtgtgatttcacatcattttggaccattagtattaccatatctgtgtcttaaACAGTGAAAAAGCTAGGAGGAGATACTaaatacaaaaactaaaaaagctatcaatcattagatctgagaaaaatcattaagttagttttgatgttcacattgattttacattaattCGGTTTAGGTGGTGCCCAAAGTCTTATAATGATAGGGAaaacactggtgtgtgtgtgtgtgtgtgtgtgtgtgtgtgtgtgtgtgtgtgtgtgtgtgtgtgtgtgtgtgtttcacttcATGTATTGATATGTTTTTCACAATTATTCAAAGCATAGCCTATATTGGAGTATACTTTGTTTTGGAAGACAGAGGACGTCACTGTTTGTTATAGCTTATGTAATGTTCTAGGTCATGTCTGTTTGGACCAGTAGGTGGCAGCAACAAGTCACGAGCAGAGCTCTTTCAGACTCAAACCCACTGCTATAGGTGAACCAttgataaaaagaaataaatgcagCAGAAACTGAACGGCCTTGCTGTTCATATGTTTGTGTTGTTCACTGTGCTGTTCCAGAGTTCCTTCGCCCTTTAATGAACATGCATCTTCCCTTCTTTACCATCACTGAGGCAACAGACATTTTTCTCAATCTGCATTCTAAAAAATTATGATCAGCCACCTGCCAAATTCTGGTAAACTTATGCTTCAGATTATTACATTCACTGTGGTAGGCACCACTTTAGGTCATTTATAACTGATTCCCAGTGACATATAGACATTAAAGCTTGTTTCTCATTTAATCATTAATGTTGCAAATTGTATAGCCCTTGGTTTAATAGATTTCAGCACTTGTATGGACTGGCGTCTACATTTAAGGTATATTTAATGATGATGCTGTTGATAACTAAAGGCTACATATGTTTTTCTATGGAAATGTCAATAAAACTTTCATCCATGATAACACATTAAATGTGCTGACATATTTTGTGCCACCTAGAGCAGCATAAGAAGCTAATTGTGGGTAAAAATGCCATATCTATAATAATGATTGTATTACAAACTTGTCAAAAAGGAGATGATGGGAAGATGTATTAGATTACTCATGGTTTGCATACTGGAACAAAAGAGTAATTGTTCATGCTGTTCTTATGTCCTATTTCCTTTATAAACATCTTGAGGGCCCAATGATCATGATCATGCCCCCTTTAGTTATAAAATCAGCCAGTGCTGTATTTTAGCTTCTTTAACTACTGTCCAATTTTAACATGGATTCTGGGTTTGTTGGATGAACATTGGATTACTTGACAGGCAGATCCTCAGCGTAAATAGCACCATATGTTGTACCCCTTTAGTGGATCACCTCAGGGCTGTGGCACGTCACCTTAGCTGTGCCCACTGTACGCGAATGACTGCAGAAGTTTCCGTCCTGACAGAcgcattttcatgtttttaattatttagtaATCGTGAGTCAGTTACAGGAGAGTAATTTTGCTCGTGGTCTCCTGGTTGATGATTTTTTTAAGGGGTGCAACAACAGCTTGTGTGCATGACGCATTTCTTTAAAGACAATCAAGGTTGACTTTTGGGTTTAAGCTCAAATTTAAATGATATGGTTTGTACAAATGTACAAATGGGGATAAACGAACATAAGCTGTATCATATAGCTGTATAATTGCAAAACTTTTTATTCCTGACTTGGGGTCCTTACTCAGCTGGAACTGTAGTCAACCAGCATTAACAGACTTGTCTAATGGTGGAATATTAAACTCTGCGTAAATATCTGTAATTAATTATGTATAAACCAAATGTACAGTTTTTACCTGACTGGCAGGGAAACAATTTGCTCTAACCTAAATTAACAACACACAAGTATTTAACTGAAGCGCTATACACTTTATTGACCTGTCCTTTTAGGGTTATAGTTTCTAACCAGTTTAATCCACACTGAATTTCTGAAAAACCACAAGTATACATCCATTATTATCTTGCAAAACAAATTATATCATCTTCTCTATTGTGTCCTTATTTTTGCATACTTAGTAGGGGAACTGATGATAATTTGTTTCTGGTGCCAAGCCACTTGGATTCACTTTAAGATTGAGATCACTCTGTTGGCCCCACATCTCCAAGCACTAATAGATGCTC
Protein-coding sequences here:
- the spata4 gene encoding spermatogenesis-associated protein 4, whose translation is MSYAQSPKKTGLPREVVKWLQSLDLSFYPKNVRRELSNGYLVAEILSRYYPQDFPVHSYDKGTSLSAKQRNWSQIERSLQKQNLHLMKEVIDGSIHCKPRAAELLVQEVYTILTNRSIRDVQGPESDFTDQEYQELLPTLARSTASKAIKNNLRITEIMAEPDISTNQRKAEVILSKHLDHKAAERVSNPGRFKVKPNLGRPAAKNLVTSSFGDDTTSKFCSSSTWSGAAVSFKEIKVMSVWTSRWQQQVTSRALSDSNPLL